A genome region from Gouania willdenowi chromosome 9, fGouWil2.1, whole genome shotgun sequence includes the following:
- the si:dkey-178e17.1 gene encoding tricarboxylate transport protein, mitochondrial, with protein MWDKGSFISPFYRPRCLSAAAPASAGRAKLTHPGKAILAGGIAGGIEICITFPTEYVKTQLQLDEKANPPKYRGISDCVKQTVQSHGVKGLYRGLSSLLYGSIPKSAVRFGVFEYLSNQARDESGRLDSTRGLLCGLGAGVFEAVLVVCPMETIKVKFIHDQTSANPKYKGFFHGVREIIRAQGLRGTYQGLTATVLKQGSNQAIRFFVMTSLKNWYKGDNPNKYINPLVTGVFGAVAGAASVFGNTPLDVIKTRMQGLEAHKYKNTLDCAMRILRYEGLAAFYKGTVPRLGRVCLDVAIVFIIYEEVVKVLNKVWHTD; from the exons ATGTGGGACAAGGGTTCATTTATCAGCCCGTTCTACAGACCTCGGTGTTTGTCGGCAGCAGCTCCAGCTTCAGCGGGGAGAGCGAAACTCACTCACCCGGGAAAAGCGATTCTAGCGG GTGGGATTGCAGGCGGTATTGAGATCTGCATTACTTTCCCTACGGAGTATGTGAAGACCCAGTTACAGCTGGATGAGAAGGCTAATCCTCCCAAATATAGAGGAATAA gTGACTGTGTGAAGCAGACGGTACAAAGCCATGGCGTCAAAGGCCTTTACAGAGGACTCAGCTCCCTGCTGTATGGATCCATTCCTAAATCTGCTGTCAG GTTCGGGGTGTTCGAGTACCTCAGTAACCAGGCCAGAGACGAGTCTGGTCGTCTGGACAGCACCAGGGGCCTGCTGTGTGGGCTTGGGGCTGGAGTCTTTGAGGCTGTGCTTGTGGTCTGTCCCATGGAGACGATCAAG GTGAAGTTCATTCACGACCAGACATCAGCCAACCCTAAATATAAGGGCTTCTTCCACGGAGTGAGAGAGATCATCAGAGCCCaag GACTGAGGGGCACATATCAGGGTCTGACAGCCACGGTGCTCAAACAAGGCTCCAACCAGGCCATCCGCTTCTTTGTGATGACCTCACTGAAGAACTGGTACAAAG GCGATAACCCCAACAAATACATCAACCCTCTGGTGACTGGAGTGTTCGGAGCTGTAGCAGGAGCAGCCAGTGTGTTTGGAAACACTCCGCTGGATGTGATCAAGACCAGGATGCAG GGTCTGGAAgcacataaatataaaaatactcTGGACTGTGCAATGAGGATTCTCAGATACGAGGGATTGGCAGC tttttataaGGGGACGGTTCCCCGTTTGGGTCGAGTGTGTCTGGACGTGGCCATAGTCTTCATCATCTATGAAGAGGTGGTGAAGGTGCTAAACAAGGTGTGGCACACTGACTGA